AGTTTCAGATCCCGCAGGATGCGCTTGGTCACGGCCTTGTGCAGGCACAGGCCCAGGACCATGGGGTCGGAAAAGACGCAGGGAATGGCGTAGGCTTCCAGCAGTGCCGGAACCTGGGCTTCACGGGCGAAGCCATGCATGCCTTCGGCGATATTGAAGACCAGATCCCACCGCTTCCCGTCCGTCAGTGCGCGCATTAACGCCTTGAGGTTGCCGATGCGCTCCGTGACAAAGCCCATGGCCTGGATTCCGGCTTCGAGCGCGTCGATGGTAGCCGGGCTGTCGAATTCGGCGGTTTCTTCCAGGCTGTAGCCCTGGGCCAGATAGTCCTGGCGTAAATCATATGTCAGTCCGATCTTCACGGCATGCCTCCGGGGCAGGTATCGGGTTCCGCCGGATCATGGACCCGGTATTGTTCCCCTTTATAGTTTTCGAAAATCAAGTCCCTGCCCGCCCGTCCTCGGAAGTACTCCGGACACAAGGGCGTTTTTCCGCCGCCTCCGGGCAGATCGACGACGTAGTGGGGAATGGCGTAGCCCGAGGTATGCCCGCGCAAACCGCGAATCAATTCCAGGCCCTTGTCCACCTTGGTCCGAAAGTGGGATGTTCCGACAACCTGGTCGCATTGATACAGGTAGTAGGGGCGGACGCGATTGCGCAGCAATCCCTGGAACAGACTGGTCAGCGCCGGAATGGTGTCATTCACGCCCTTAAGCAGCACGGTTTGGCCGCCGAGAGGGATGCCGGCATCGGCCAGACGCGTGCAGGCCAGAGCGGCTTCCGGAGTCAATTCCTCGGCATGGGTGCAGTGAATGCTGATGAACAGCGGGTGGTAACGGCGCAGCATCTGAACCAGGCGTGGGGTGATCCGCTGCGGAAGGACCATGGGCACCTTGGTTCCGATGCGAATGATCTCCACATGAGGAATGGCTCTGAGACGCTGCAGCAGGTACTCCAGGGCGTGATCGGTCATGGTCAGCGGATCGCCCCCGGAAATGAGCACGTCCCGAACAGCCATGTTGTTCGCAATGTATTTCAAACCCATCTCCCACTGACTGGGGCCTTGAGGGCGTTCCTCCTTGCCGACCCGGCGGGAACGGGTGCAGTAGCGGCAATATGTAGAGCAATAATCCGTGATCAGGAAAAGAACCCGGTCCGGATAGCGATGCACAATGCCGGGAACCGGACTGTCGTGTTCCTCACCCAAGGGATCGCCTTCCTCACAGGCCATGGCGACATGCTCGGCCATGGTTGGGATGACGCAGCGGCGTAAAGGCTGGAGTGGATCGTTCCTGTCCAGCAAGGCGGCGTAATAAGGGGTGACGGCAATGGGCAGCATGTTCCCCCCGGGCTGCAACGCTTCCCGCTCTTCTGGAGAGAGGTCGACGATTTTTTCCAGGGCGGCAAGGGATGTGATGCGGTGCTTGAGTTGCCAACGCCAGTCGTTCCACTGGCTGGAAGATGTCTGCGGATGGTGTTTGGCGAGAAACGCGGCCGAACGCGAATTGAGCGGAAAGGTGGATTTCGTGTTTTTTTGCCTGGGCAGTTCGGTTATAGAACCTCCCATGGCAATGTTGATCAATTCGGTGATGCCTGAATCAGCAAAAGAGCATGGCTCAAGGCACGTCGAAGGAGCAGGAGGTTCGACGTCCAGTTCCAGAATTTCTTCCATGATTGCTCCTCTGGCTCAACGAGCCGGAGATGGTTGGGGTTGAAAAAGGTGAATTTTGCAACTCCATATTGAAAGCAATCACCGCGCCATAATGCAACTATTTGTTTTTATAGAATATTTGTTGAACACTTTGAGACAATAAGAAACGGTATTTCCTGTTTTTGACAAAGTTAGGAGAGGCGGAATGGCTATGGGATGAATTTGTTGAAAAACAAGGAAAAAGGAATGAGAAACGGGTTTGCCGCATTCCCAAAAAACAGAAGTGCGGGTTCTTGTTAGGACACCGTTTCGTGTCGCAGCGAGTTGGGTGAGAATAATGAGCACGCAGCCCACGCAGACAAGGGAATCGGAGACCCTGTTCAACCTTGAACCTGAAGCGAATGATTGAGAGAACGACGAGGGCGAACCCTCTCTCCGGATGCGTCACTCCGCGGAGAGACCTGACTTGAAGTCTTCTTTGCGCAGGCCGTGGCGGTTCATCAGGTTGTGCATTTGACGCGGCGTGATGCCGATATGGCTGGCCGATTGCTTGATGCTCCCCCTGTTTTTGGTCAAAAGCGCCTTCAGGTAGGATCGTTCCACATTATCCAGGGCAAGGCGCCGGACCTCGGACAGAGGCTGGGAAATATCCAGGGAAAAGGTCACGCCCTGCCCGGGACCTTCCAACATTTCCTGGGGGAAACTCTCCGGCGTCAGAACATGGGATCGCTCCAAAAGAAAGGCCCGCTCGATAATGTTTTCCAATTCGCGTACATTTCCCGGCCATTCATAGCGGTCCAGCACGGACAGAACCGAAGGATGAACGCCATGAATCTCCTTGACGTGGAGCTTGTTCAACTGTCTCAAAAAATGTTCCACGAGCAGCGGTATATCCTCTCGCCGTTCCCGCAATGGGGGAATTTCGATGGGAAAGACATTCAAGCGATAGAAAAGGTCCGTCCGGAACAGGCCTTGGACACTTAAGGACTTGAGGTCCACATTGGAAGCCGCGATGATCCGGGCCTCCAGGCGAATGTCCCGTTCTCCCCCGACCCGCTGAAAGACCTTGTCCTGAAGAACCTGGAGCAGTTTGATCTGCATGGCCGGGCTGATGGTGCTGATCTCATCCAAAAAAACCGTGCCCCCGGCGCCCAACTCGAATTTGCCCAGCTTGCGGCGCACGGCTCCGGTGAACGATCCTTTTTCATGACCGAACAGTTCACTTTCGATGAGTGTTTCCGGAATTGCCCCGCAGTGGACGCCGATGAACGGTCCCTGCGTCCTGGCGCTCTGGGAATGAATGCTGCGGGCGATGACTCCCTTTCCGGTACCCGTTTCTCCGCTGAGCAGTACCGTGGCGTTGGACTTGGCCACCAACTGCACCTTTTCAGACACCTTGCGCATTGCGGAACTTCTCATTTCGCTCATGCGCAACAAACCGCCGACCATGGCCTCATCCCGGAAGTGGTCCAGCTCGGACTGCACCTTCAATGATTCATAGAGGCTCTCCATGACGAAAAGCAGTTCGTCCTTGTTCAGAGGATAGGTCAAATAGTTGCCCGCACCGGCCTTGACCACGAATACGGCTTCGCGAATTCGTTCCGGGGGCGTCAGCACGATGATCTCCGCGTGGGGATTGTTGCGCCAGAAGCACTGCAAATCCTTGCAGTAATCGGCAACGGTTTTGTCCGGCTGGATATCCAAATACCCGATATCCACCATTACAAAATCGTATTCTTTGCGTGAAACCTTGTCCTGGAGTTGGCCCTTCGAGACGACGGCATCCACCTTGCAGTCTGGAGCAAATGCCTCGTTGACGACTTTCAGGCAAGCGGGATCATTGGAAGCCAGGAGGATGCGTTTCATGGATGGTGTGGTGAAAGGGTTGCGGTTATTCGTTCAGTGCAAGATGCAAAGTGGGTCGGCGGCGTGGAGGTGAGCGGAAAGTGAATTGAGGCCATACACTGCCAAACGAGATTCAACGGCTGCCCCTCACAAAATTGCTTGCCCCAGGAGTGCCGGTCATCTATCGAAACCAAGCTTGCTGAGCAAGGGCACCTATTCATGCCCTTTTATGGCATGCGATCCCGCCATGTGATCCGGGCCTGAAATACCGGCTGGGCGGTTGTGGAACGCAGCCCGAAAATGTCCTGCCGGCCGGCGGCCTCCTCCCGGCCACGAACAGAGATGGATTCTCCGGGGAGGGTTTCCGACAGGTAGTCGATGCGGATGGATTCGATTTGCCGCCGGCTATGCTGTTCCAGGTCGAAGCTGTCCAGAGTCCAGCGAACATAAGCTGCGTTGTTCACGTGCCGATTCACGTCCAGATCGCTGTAGGCCGCCGAAACATGTCGCAATTCCTCCGAGTCCGAAATTGATCCCAGTTTTACGAGAACATCACCATTGACCAGGGGTTCTTCTGGCAGGACGATGCCGTCAAGAAAGGGACCGGGCCGCATGGGGCGGTGTTTTTCCTGATCCAGGATCAACCATGCTGAAATCCCGGAACCGAACTCCTGCCCGTCCTCAGTAAGAAATCGAAAATGGCGCAGGGCAAAAAGGCGCTCCACGCCTTGAGGCCAAGTTCGGACGACCAATTCCTGCCCCCAGGCAGGATACTGATGAATCTGCATCCAACACCTGGAAAGCACCCAAAAGCAGCCCTGGTCCTCCAGACTCTTCCGGCCGACCCCGAGAACCCGGGCATGATGGCCGGCCGCTTCCTGGAAATAGCCGAACAGACCGTCCAGGCGGGCAAGCCCGTGGATATCCGTCTCATTGCTCCGAACACGGAAGGATTCTCTCCAGACGGACTGGCTCATGAGACCGACGCCTGGTGCACAATATCACGCAGTGCGCTCTCCAGGTTGCCGAATTGAAATGAAAATCCTGCATTCAGCAACGCCTTGGGAACGACTCGCGATCCTTGCAAAAGCACCTGCCCGACATCACCCAACGCTACTTTGATGGCAAAACCGGGGACCGGGAATATGGTCGGACGCCGCAATACTTTTCCCAGGGTTCTGGTGAATTGTTCATTAGTGACGTTCTCGGGGGCGCAGTAATTCACCGGGCCGTCCATTTCGGACTTCAGGGCCGCGAATTCCAGAGCCGCGCACAGATCGTGGACATGTATCCACGGAAACCACTGCTTGCCGCTGCCCAGGCGCCCCCCCAGCCCTTTTCGGAATACCGGAAGCATTTTGGCCATGGCGCCTCCGTCCGGACCAAGAACCGTTCCGAACCGGGCGACAATGACACGAGTACCATGTGTGCGGGCCTTTTCAGCCTCCTGCTGCCAAGCCTGGGCAACTTCAGCCAAAAAACCAGTGCCCCGGGGGCCTTCTTCGGCGAATTCCTTTGCCGAGTCCTGGGGATAGTAGCCGACGGCATTGGCATTGATCAGGGTTTTGCCCTCTTTCTGCGATCCGGCCAGGGCCTGCACGGCCATGCGCGCGGACTGCACTCTGCTTTCCAGGATCTCCTTTTTGGCATCATCGTTCCATCTGGTCATGATGGAACGCCCTGTCAGGTTGATCAGCACGTCGGCCTGTGCGGCCTGCTCCTGCCACGGCCCGGGTTGTGCCGGATCGCCCAGCACGGCTTTACATCCCTGGGGCAATCGCTCCAGGCTGTTGCTGCTCCGTCCCAGCGCATGAACCGTATGGCCCTGACGCAGAAGTTGGGCAATCAAATGCCCCCCGACAAATCCGGTTCCGCCCATGATGAAAAACTGCATATCGCCTCCCTGTGTACCATTTCGGCCATATGGATTCTTTGATCACGCCCGAGGATCAGAATCCGGAATCTCGTGAGCGAAGGACCGTTGGTGTTCCTTGAATGGAATACCTTCGTGATGCAGCAGATGCGCTTTCATATCCAGGCCCGGCCCGAAGCCGGTCAGCCGGCCGTCACTGCCCAGGACGCGATGGCATGGAATCAACATGGGCCAGGGATTGCGAGCCATGACCCTGCCCACGGCCCTGGACGCCCCTGGTTTTGCGCATCGGCCAGCCAGTTCCTTGTAGCTCAACCATGAGCCGTGCGGCAGCTTGCGCAGTTCCTGGAGCACATGCCGGGAAAAAAAGCTGACCCCTTCCCAGGCAAGCGGCACATCCGGCCACTTGGCATCTTCCCTGGCATGATAGCGCTCCAAGCACTTCTGGAACACTTCCCCCCATTCGGTTTGGAATTCCCGGACATCCCCGAAACGGCTCCAGCGCAACGAAATGTTCAAGAGCAGTCCATTCTGCCAGCACAACTGCATCAGTAAAGAATCAACAATTATTGTATCCCTGCATAACATTATATGATCACTCCTGGTCCCGGATTCAACCTCGACCGCGGTCATGCGTTGAAGGCAATTGTCGTCAAGAAGCAATAATCCATTGGAGTCTGCAGCTGAATCAAACAACAATTTGTTCTCATGATCCCCGTTCGTCCCACGGCTGATCATCTTACGACGGACGTTGAAAATAAATTCGATGGAGCAATAGATAATCATTCATGAGAAGTACCTGTCGAGAAGGTCCCTTTTCGGCGGTGAGGGTTCGTCTCCCGGCATTGACTTCCCTGGCGGCAATTCATTACTTCCAGATGCCTTTGGATAGCGTTCAGCACCCGGGTCTTATCCGCGGCCCATTGCGGGGCCAGCAGCTCTCCTGGCCCGGGATCGGCATTCAAGCGATGCACGATTATATCCGGGCGAAGGAAATTCAGGCTTTCGCCCACAGCCTGGACATACTCGTCCATTTCTCCCGGCACGAACGCGCCCTTACGCCACCAATCCTCCAATGTGCTGCCCGACGCCACGAACAGGTTATGAAATTTGATGCCCGAGACGGGAAGTCGGCTCACGTCTCGAATCGTCCGCAGGAAGTCGGCACTGGTTTCACCCGGCAGGCCGTGAACAACATGTACGCAGACATGCAGCCCCTGCGCCCGGACCTCTTCCACGCAATGGGCAAAGCAGGCAAAATCATGTCCGCGGTTGATGCGCCGCAAGGTCAGATCGTTGCTGGACTGGAGACCGATGTCCAGCCAGATTTCCGGAATGCCCCAGTCAGCGATGCAGCGAAGTTTTTCCTTGTCCAGGCAATCCGGCCGGGTGCCCAGACTGACCAGACGCATGTCGGGCAGGACCGCAAGCTCTCGCATCAAGGCCCGTACTCGCGCCAGAGGTCCATAGGTGTTGGTAAAAGATTGCAGGTAGGCCCAGAAACAGTCCGTCTTATATTTTCTTCCAATGCGGTCGGTCAAAAAAGACCATTGTTGAGCAAGAGACATTCCTCGTTCATGCAGACCGGTTCCCGTTCCCTTTGAATTGCAGAATACGCAGCCGGACTTGGAGGCAGCTCCGTCGCGATTCGGACAGCTCGATCCGGCATCAAGGGGAACCTTTCGGACCCGTTTGCCGTATCGCGTTTTCAGGTAGGCGGAAAGAGCATAGTACCTCGAATTTTGCACAACTGCCTTTTTTCTATAAAAGTTTCAGGCGAGAGCCATTGAATTTCAGACTGTCTTGCTTGCACCTGTCATATTTGCTAGATTCCCCCGTTAACGCGCTTGCCGCGCATAGTTTTATCTTATCCCCAAGAGAGGGTCTATGTCGAGAATTCTGGATATCATGCTTGCGCCCTTTTCCAGCGATTTGGCGATCGACCTGGGTACCGCCAATACCTGCGTCTATGTCAAAGGCAAGGGGATTGTTCTGCGCGAGCCTTCCGTTGTTGCCGTCAAGAAAGATAACCGCGGACAGAACAAGGTTCTGGCAGTTGGAGCGGAAGCCAAGCGCATGCTGGGCAGGACTCCCGGCAACATTAGCGCCATCCGGCCCATGAAAGACGGCGTCATTGCTGATTTTGAAATCACCGAAGCCATGCTTCGTCATTTCATATCCAAAGTGCACAATCGTCGGCACCTGATCCGTCCTCGGATCATTGTCTGCGTCCCAACGGGTATTACCCAGGTGGAAAAGCGCGCCGTGCGGGAATCCGCTCAAAGCGCCGGAGCAAGGGAAGTCTACCTGATTGAGGAACCCATGGCCGCGGCCATCGGGGCCAATCTTCCCGTGACCGAGCCCACCTCGAACATGGTGGTGGATATCGGCGGAGGCACCACCGAAGTTGCGGTCATCTCCCTGTCCGGCATCGTCTACAGCAAGTCCGTCCGCATGGGCGGCGACAAGATGGACGAGTCCATCATGCAGCATTTGAAACGGAAATATAACATGCTCATCGGGGAAAGCACCGCCGAGATTATCAAAATGAAGCTCGGATCTGCTTTCGCCTTGGACTCCGAGGAGGAAATGGAGGTCAAGGGGCGGGATCTGGTGACGGGCATTCCCCAGAACATCCTGATCACTTCAGAGGAGGTCCGCAGGGCTCTTGCCGATCAGGTGGACGTCATCGTCCAGGCGGTTCGGATCGCATTGGAGCAGACCCCTCCGGAACTTGCGGCTGATATTGTTGACCGCGGCATCGTCCTGACCGGAGGTGGTGCGCTTTTGCGCGGTCTGGATC
This DNA window, taken from Desulfonatronum thiosulfatophilum, encodes the following:
- a CDS encoding acyl-[acyl-carrier-protein] thioesterase, whose product is MSQSVWRESFRVRSNETDIHGLARLDGLFGYFQEAAGHHARVLGVGRKSLEDQGCFWVLSRCWMQIHQYPAWGQELVVRTWPQGVERLFALRHFRFLTEDGQEFGSGISAWLILDQEKHRPMRPGPFLDGIVLPEEPLVNGDVLVKLGSISDSEELRHVSAAYSDLDVNRHVNNAAYVRWTLDSFDLEQHSRRQIESIRIDYLSETLPGESISVRGREEAAGRQDIFGLRSTTAQPVFQARITWRDRMP
- a CDS encoding methylated-DNA--[protein]-cysteine S-methyltransferase, with translation MQLCWQNGLLLNISLRWSRFGDVREFQTEWGEVFQKCLERYHAREDAKWPDVPLAWEGVSFFSRHVLQELRKLPHGSWLSYKELAGRCAKPGASRAVGRVMARNPWPMLIPCHRVLGSDGRLTGFGPGLDMKAHLLHHEGIPFKEHQRSFAHEIPDSDPRA
- a CDS encoding KamA family radical SAM protein, with amino-acid sequence MEEILELDVEPPAPSTCLEPCSFADSGITELINIAMGGSITELPRQKNTKSTFPLNSRSAAFLAKHHPQTSSSQWNDWRWQLKHRITSLAALEKIVDLSPEEREALQPGGNMLPIAVTPYYAALLDRNDPLQPLRRCVIPTMAEHVAMACEEGDPLGEEHDSPVPGIVHRYPDRVLFLITDYCSTYCRYCTRSRRVGKEERPQGPSQWEMGLKYIANNMAVRDVLISGGDPLTMTDHALEYLLQRLRAIPHVEIIRIGTKVPMVLPQRITPRLVQMLRRYHPLFISIHCTHAEELTPEAALACTRLADAGIPLGGQTVLLKGVNDTIPALTSLFQGLLRNRVRPYYLYQCDQVVGTSHFRTKVDKGLELIRGLRGHTSGYAIPHYVVDLPGGGGKTPLCPEYFRGRAGRDLIFENYKGEQYRVHDPAEPDTCPGGMP
- a CDS encoding rod shape-determining protein — protein: MSRILDIMLAPFSSDLAIDLGTANTCVYVKGKGIVLREPSVVAVKKDNRGQNKVLAVGAEAKRMLGRTPGNISAIRPMKDGVIADFEITEAMLRHFISKVHNRRHLIRPRIIVCVPTGITQVEKRAVRESAQSAGAREVYLIEEPMAAAIGANLPVTEPTSNMVVDIGGGTTEVAVISLSGIVYSKSVRMGGDKMDESIMQHLKRKYNMLIGESTAEIIKMKLGSAFALDSEEEMEVKGRDLVTGIPQNILITSEEVRRALADQVDVIVQAVRIALEQTPPELAADIVDRGIVLTGGGALLRGLDQLLREETSLPITVVDDPLSAVVLGSGKALDSLDILREVTID
- a CDS encoding TIGR01777 family oxidoreductase, yielding MQFFIMGGTGFVGGHLIAQLLRQGHTVHALGRSSNSLERLPQGCKAVLGDPAQPGPWQEQAAQADVLINLTGRSIMTRWNDDAKKEILESRVQSARMAVQALAGSQKEGKTLINANAVGYYPQDSAKEFAEEGPRGTGFLAEVAQAWQQEAEKARTHGTRVIVARFGTVLGPDGGAMAKMLPVFRKGLGGRLGSGKQWFPWIHVHDLCAALEFAALKSEMDGPVNYCAPENVTNEQFTRTLGKVLRRPTIFPVPGFAIKVALGDVGQVLLQGSRVVPKALLNAGFSFQFGNLESALRDIVHQASVS
- a CDS encoding TIGR01212 family radical SAM protein (This family includes YhcC from E. coli K-12, an uncharacterized radical SAM protein.) yields the protein MQNSRYYALSAYLKTRYGKRVRKVPLDAGSSCPNRDGAASKSGCVFCNSKGTGTGLHERGMSLAQQWSFLTDRIGRKYKTDCFWAYLQSFTNTYGPLARVRALMRELAVLPDMRLVSLGTRPDCLDKEKLRCIADWGIPEIWLDIGLQSSNDLTLRRINRGHDFACFAHCVEEVRAQGLHVCVHVVHGLPGETSADFLRTIRDVSRLPVSGIKFHNLFVASGSTLEDWWRKGAFVPGEMDEYVQAVGESLNFLRPDIIVHRLNADPGPGELLAPQWAADKTRVLNAIQRHLEVMNCRQGSQCRETNPHRRKGTFSTGTSHE
- a CDS encoding sigma-54-dependent transcriptional regulator — its product is MKRILLASNDPACLKVVNEAFAPDCKVDAVVSKGQLQDKVSRKEYDFVMVDIGYLDIQPDKTVADYCKDLQCFWRNNPHAEIIVLTPPERIREAVFVVKAGAGNYLTYPLNKDELLFVMESLYESLKVQSELDHFRDEAMVGGLLRMSEMRSSAMRKVSEKVQLVAKSNATVLLSGETGTGKGVIARSIHSQSARTQGPFIGVHCGAIPETLIESELFGHEKGSFTGAVRRKLGKFELGAGGTVFLDEISTISPAMQIKLLQVLQDKVFQRVGGERDIRLEARIIAASNVDLKSLSVQGLFRTDLFYRLNVFPIEIPPLRERREDIPLLVEHFLRQLNKLHVKEIHGVHPSVLSVLDRYEWPGNVRELENIIERAFLLERSHVLTPESFPQEMLEGPGQGVTFSLDISQPLSEVRRLALDNVERSYLKALLTKNRGSIKQSASHIGITPRQMHNLMNRHGLRKEDFKSGLSAE